In Leishmania infantum JPCM5 genome chromosome 33, a genomic segment contains:
- a CDS encoding ABC transporter family-like protein translates to MAEVEACCADVDGQAAAVLARYMGWRAAKRVGAWWAAAVVADVPSLQPPIASPASFSGIVPSFAFSNDIVLEEALELAYMADSVLRLADDRRWLERFVTILQYVLLRRASLIEEAQLYRCLRERALFPCHPATRKRKGAVQGDRGTQRSTWAAAWRVHHRPTWLAPLSGGARFLCLPLSYFPVEAVLPYVACETWLSDRLLSTILPRWERLCVRSLRRKQKLAPPEPTLVTGARAEKMSSKVQYWFLRYTAPILRTCVEQQRAAARRFCMQELSTAAGYDNAASSGLPRSSLALLWRCLRSTRTYSASAASTSADSAVPDKDTSRLVRRVLILRAVSQAVTVIFQVCCPRLNVRYVTELMVAGYCAQGERTSPSPKPTTTTTDAAAASPVDTLLRSMSAEMGWALVAGVAEALLTRFAGITGHQLSVLLADAATRRVEQELLCVDEAFYCRWLRCASGEADSVEVTGLATSPGRRMSPVGMLPARPFITADDVLAVGRRGGERMLALHDAVVKRSLRCVALIARAAVTREWRPLVGAAVTAWVDAPALLSSLSVAVGYSTPSDVARLLSRREESLPSRSPVGLRLLLEVLVDEESDTTAPPDTRQRRRRQLRNPYLALVACSNVWTFEHLLADTKRSVANLCAHVCQLKAVYAAVAVYPYAVSSVRHVTTAADVIAAMQEDVRCVLYYSVYQMEHTCRKRCGGAVAASPLLHPLLDPEETALLQQPSALSYLPAHVDYFDLFSLPYRFVLRQLGLEMVFAYRTAAGMRQESRQMAEEWWVQALFNSSFNPLTSALHEAFQLTASCATVLLLCLQSVDGMWVVCPLPLPVLLRQAHAVQFYRDLLRSGVTAQRLEDGVAPLQQLCENLPHAVVSDAATLLRSSLQGKSSSAAPLSALQRRRRHWRQVLTASRPELCFNADDDIVGGLRLRGGVSWHHVYFTYPQLFVAPNTEDTGQESVSDTCGVRPTIADACFACPAVGMTAVVGPSGAGKSSLNLLLRRLYDPVAVVELAHEGGTARSPPDQQLGAYVDLNHVGATADAEDVLVEVLRLALVESALPPPSNNVAPHSPSLLSAADGQRVTSQPSPTASAAPVTSPRYRLRAQPGYIALDGIPLSLFAAAYVRQWLGWLRQTPHVHPRQSFLSNVRGSAMHVTVCDVQRALRVCGCDAFVEEKQRTLRDAAGHLSGGEAQRLALASVVAVLLARSRVELLNGMPLHDSDVGTAAAAAAVGGLVLDEPTSNLDAANENHLLAALEALQGGGGEADSECGTGLPLFTWMISHRMSSLRLAQHMVVVENGRVTASGPSAEVTEANLFAKTQLQLQQLTDISASARADAAP, encoded by the coding sequence atggcggaggtggaggcctGTTGCGCAGATGTTGACGGTCaggctgctgccgtgctcgCCCGCTACATGGGATGGCGAGCGGCAAAAAGGGTCGGCGCGtggtgggcggcagcggtggtggcagacGTGCCATCATTGCAGCCGCCGATagcgtcgccggcgtcgttTTCCGGAATTGTGCCGTCCTTTGCCTTCTCAAACGATATAGTGCTGGAGGAAGCGCTCGAGCTCGCCTACATGGCTGACAGCGTCCTGCGACTCGCCGATGATCGACGGTGGCTGGAGCGGTTTGTGACGATCCTCCAATACGTTCTACTTCGCCGCGCCTCTTTGATAGAGGAGGCACAGCTGTACCGGTGCCTCCGCGAGCGTGCCCTTTTTCCATGCCACCCTGCGACACGCAAGCGCAAGGGGGCCGTCCAGGGAGATCGAGgaacgcagcgcagcacgtgGGCTGCGGCGTGGCGAGTGCACCACCGCCCTACGTGGTTGGCACCACTCTCCGGCGGTGCCCGGTTTCTCTGCCTACCGCTCAGTTACTTCCCAGTGGAGGCCGTGCTGCCCTACGTTGCGTGCGAGACGTGGCTTAGCGACCGTCTGCTGAGCACAATCCTGCCTCGGTGGGAACGGCTTTGCGTGCGCTCGTTGCGGCGGAAGCAGAAACTCGCGCCACCTGAGCCGACACTCGTGACTGGTGCGCGAGCGGAAAAGATGTCCAGCAAGGTACAATACTGGTTTCTACGCTACACCGCCCCAATCCTGCGCACCTgtgtcgagcagcagcgcgccgccgcgcgccgcttctgcaTGCAGGAGCtgagcaccgctgccggctATGACAACGCCGCTTCGAGTGGCCTTCCACGCAGCTCTCTTGCGCTCTTGTGGCGATGTCTGagaagcacgcgcacgtactcggcatcagcagcatcTACTTCAGCGGACAGTGCCGTGCCGGATAAGGACACGTCTAGACttgtgcgccgcgtgctgaTTCTTCGTGCTGTCTCCCAGGCTGTCACCGTCATCTTTCAGGTGTGCTGCCCTCGCCTCAACGTCCGCTACGTCACGGAACTGATGGTTGCTGGTTACTGCGCGCAGGGAGAGCGCACCTCGCCATCTCCAaagcccaccaccaccaccaccgacgcagcagcagcgtcgcctgtagacacgctgctgcgctctaTGTCTGCTGAAATGGGATGGGCACTGGTAGCAGGCGTagcagaggcgctgctgacaCGCTTCGCAGGCATCACTGGCCACCAGttgtcggtgctgctcgccgacgccgctacGCGACGAGTTGAGCAAGAGCTCCTGTGCGTCGACGAAGCCTTCTACTGTCGCTGGCTCCGCTGTGCATCTGGTGAGGCAGACAGTGTGGAAGTTACCGGCTTAGCAACATCGCCCGGTAGGCGAATGTCCCCTGTTGGCATGCTGCCAGCGCGCCCCTTCATCACAGCCGATGATGTCCTCGCAGTGGGGCGGCGTGGTGGCGAGCGAATGCTCGCGTTGCACGACGCTGTAGTGAAGCGGTCACTGCGGTGTGTCGCACTTATCGCTCGCGCGGCCGTCACGCGAGAGTGGCGGCCACTAGTTGGTGCGGCTGTGACGGCCTGGGTGgatgcgccggcgctgctctcttcctTGTCTGTTGCGGTGGGCTACTCGACTCCATCCGATGTCGCGCGGCTGCTATCGCGACGGGAGGAGAGCCTGCCAAGCAGGAGCCCCGTcggcctgcggctgctgcttgaGGTTCTCGTGGATGAGGAGAGTGACACAACAGCACCACCGGAcacacggcagcgacgccgacggcagctgcggaaTCCGTACTTGGCGCTCGTCGCGTGCTCGAATGTTTGGACGTTCGAGCACCTGCTGGCTGACACAAAACGGAGCGTGGCGAACCTCTGCGCCCATGTGTGCCAACTAAAGGCCGTGtacgccgccgttgccgtgtATCCGTACGCGGTTTCGTCGGTGAGACACGTCACGACGGCAGCAGACGTCATCGCCGCAATGCAGGAGGATGTGCGTTGCGTGCTGTACTACAGCGTCTACCAGATGGAGCATACATGCAGGAAAcggtgtggcggcgctgtcgcagcgtcgccgctgctgcacccgctTCTGGACCCtgaggagacggcgctgcttcagcagccgAGCGCGCTCTCCTACCTCCCTGCGCATGTGGACTACTTTGACCTGTTCTCTCTACCGTACCGCTTTGTTCTGCGGCAGTTGGGGCTGGAGATGGTGTTTGCTTACCGGACCGCAGCGGGCATGCGGCAGGAGTCGCGGCAGATGGCCGAGGAATGGTGGGTGCAGGCGCTCTTCAACAGCTCCTTCAACCCCCTCACGTCGGCACTGCACGAGGCTTTCCAGCTCACTGCATCCTGTGCGACtgtgctgctcctctgcttGCAGTCCGTGGACGGGATGTGGGTGGTGTGTCCGCTTCCGTTGCCTGTTCTTCTCCGGCAAGCTCACGCGGTGCAATTCTACCGCGATCTTCTGCGCAGTGGTGTgacagcgcagcgcctcgaggACGGCGTAGCTCCGTTGCAGCAGTTGTGTGAGAACCTGCCCCACGCCGTCGTGTCGGATgcggcaacgctgctgcgctcttcGTTGCAGGGTAAGAGCTCCTCCGCGGCACCCCTCTCcgcgcttcagcggcgccgccgccactggcgTCAGGTGCTGACTGCGAGTCGACCAGAGCTCTGCTTTAATGCAGACGATGACATTGTCGGAGGACTGCgtctccgcggcggcgtcagctgGCACCACGTGTACTTCACTTACCCTCAACTCTTTGTGGCCCCCAACACAGAAGACACAGGGCAGGAGAGCGTAAGCGACACCTGTGGTGTGCGACCCACCATCGCTGACGCATGTTTTGCGTGTCCCGCGGTGGGTATGACGGCCGTGGTTGGCCCAAGTGGGGCGGGAAAGAGTTCGCTcaatctgctgctgcggcgcctctACGACCCGGTCGCCGTGGTGGAGCTCGCTCACGAGGGCGGAACGGCGCGGTCGCCTCCCGACCAGCAGCTGGGCGCCTATGTTGACCTGAATCATGTGGGTGCCACCGCTGATGCAGAGGACGTTCTTGTCGAGGTCCTGCGTCTCGCCCTCGTTGAAagcgcactgccgccgccatccaACAACGTGGCACCCCactctccatctctcctcAGTGCGGCTGATGGGCAGAGAGTCACGTCGCAGCCTTCGCCAacggcctctgccgccccGGTTACCTCACCCCGTTACCGTCTGCGAGCGCAGCCCGGCTATATTGCCCTTGACGGCATTCCGCTATCCCTTTTTGCCGCCGCCTACGTGCGCCAGTGGCTCGGCTGGCTGCGGCAAACACCGCATGTGCATCCGCGCCAAAGCTTCTTGTCCAACGTGCGCGGCTCAGCGATGCACGTGACGGTGTGCGACGTACAACGGgccctgcgcgtgtgcggctgcgacgccttcgtggaagagaagcagcgcacTTTGCGAGATGCCGCTGGCCACTTAAGCGGTGGTGAAGCTCAGCGGCTGGCATTGGCAAGCGTTGTCGCGGTCTTGCTCGCGCGCTCTCGGGTGGAGCTGCTAAACGGCATGCCATTGCACGACAGCGACGttggcacggcggcagcagcagcggcagttgGCGGGTTGGTGCTTGACGAGCCAACGAGCAACCTCGATGCCGCCAACGAGAACCACCTTCTGGCTGCACTGGAAGCCTtgcagggaggaggcggtgaagcTGATTCGGAGTGTGGGACAGGGTTGCCCCTCTTTACATGGATGATATCGCACCGCAtgtcgtcgctgcgcttGGCGCAGCACATGGTCGTCGTGGAGAACGGCCGTGTCACGGCGAGTGGACCCTCTGCAGAAGTAACGGAAGCAAACTTGTTCGCGAAGacacagctgcagctgcagcagctcacggATAtatcggcgtcggcgcgcgccgacgcggctcCTTAG